One region of Thunnus albacares chromosome 8, fThuAlb1.1, whole genome shotgun sequence genomic DNA includes:
- the decr1 gene encoding 2,4-dienoyl-CoA reductase, mitochondrial, with protein MAAAVFWRKAELFRAVKTSVQRSWLHSSAALHQQSPPPPQSGFFPPAEGVMLPSGCFKDRVAFITGGGTGLGRAMTTALSQLGAQCVIASRKLDVLQQTAKEISSQTGNKVHVVQCDVRDPQAVSRCVHEMETLTGLPDVIINNAAGNFICPSERLSVNGWKSVTDIVLNGTAYITLELGKRLIQSQKGASFLAITTIYAESGSGFVVPSASAKAGVEALYKSLAAEWGRYGMRFNIIQPGPIRTKGAFSRLDPTGAFEKTFIGRIPTGRLGQPAEIANLAAYVSSDFATWMSGAVIRLDGGEYVSMAGEFNELRRVTPDQWKMMEEMIRGSKGS; from the exons ATGGCGGCAGCGGTGTTTTGGAGGAAAGCAGAACTTTTCCGAGCCGTGAAGACTTCAGTCCAGAGg tcaTGGCTCCACAGCTCAGCAGCTCTTCATCAGcagtctcctcctcctcctcagtcgGGGTTCTTCCCTCCGGCTGAAGGCGTCATGCTGCCGTCAGGATGTTTCAAAGACAGAGTGGCGTTCATCACAGGAGGCGGGACCGGACTGGGCCGCGCCATGACGACCGCTCTGTCTCAGCTGGGCGCTCAGTGCGTCATCGccagcag GAAGTTGGACGTTCTGCAGCAAACAGCCAAAGAGATCAGCAGCCAGACTGGGAACAAG GTCCACGTGGTTCAGTGTGACGTCAGAGACCCTCAAGCCGTCTCACGTTGTGTTCATGAGATGGAGACGCTGACGGGACTTCCTGAT GTGATCATCAACAACGCGGCGGGAAACTTCATCTGTCCGTCAGAACGTCTGTCAGTCAACGGCTGGAAGAGCGTCACCGACATCGTCCTTAATGGGACGGCGTACATCACTCTAGAGCTCGGCAAGAGACTGATCCAGAGTcagaaag GTGCATCCTTCCTCGCCATCACCACCATCTACGCTGAGTCTGGTTCTGGTTTCGTGGTTCCGAGTGCGTCGGCGAAGGCCGGAGTGGAGGCGCTCTACAA GTCGCTGGCTGCTGAGTGGGGACGCTATGGAATGAGATTCAACATCATCCAGCCTGGACCAATCAGAACCAAG GGGGCGTTCAGCCGTTTGGATCCAACAGGAGCGTTTGAGAAGACGTTCATCGGTCGGATCCCGACGGGTCGACTCGGACAACCTGCAGAGATCGCAAACCTGGCGGCTTATGTGAGCAGCGACTTCGCTACCTGGATGTCTGGAGCC GTGATTCGATTGGATGGAGGAGAGTACGTGTCAATGGCTGGAGAGTTTAACGAGCTGCGCAGG gtgactCCGGATCAATGGAAGATGATGGAGGAGATGATCAGAGGCAGTAAAGGATCCTAA
- the pmvk gene encoding phosphomevalonate kinase — MEDRVSEPQLILVFSGKRKSGKDYVTDLILNRLGADVCCVLRLSGPLKQQYAQEHGLDLDQLLGPGLYKEQYRADMIRWGEARRLKDPGFFCRLATRGARQPVWVVSDARRLSDLQWFWTEFPRQTRCVRVQSSENTRKQRGWSFTAGVDDAESECGLDSSVKFDWIITNEADAPSLEEQLQPILTLAEEAASSSADNH; from the exons ATGGAGGACCGAGTCTCTGAACCCCAACTGATTCTGGTCTTCAGCGGGAAACGGAAGTCCGGAAAAGATTATGTGACAGACTTGATCCTCAACCG tTTAGGAGCAGATGTTTGCTGCGTCCTGCGTCTGTCTGGACCTCTGAAACAGCAGTACGCTCAG GAACATGGTCTGGACCTGGACCAGCTACTGGGTCCTGGTCTTTATAAGGAGCAGTATCGGGCTGATATGATTCGCTGGGGAGAAGCTCGACGACTCAAGGACCCCGGATTCTTCTGTCGCCTAGCAACCAGAGGAGCACGGCAACCTGTCTGG gtGGTGAGTGATGCCCGGCGGCTGTCAGACCTGCAGTGGTTCTGGACAGAGTTTCCTCGACAGACTCGTTGTgtcagagttcaaagttcagaGAACACCAGGAAACAGAGGGGGTGGAGCTTCACTGCAG gtgtggaCGATGCAGAGTCAGAGTGTGGGTTGGACAGCAGCGTCAAGTTTGATTGGATCATCACTAACGAGGCCGACGCCCCCTCGTTAGAGGAGCAACTGCAGCCGATCCTGACGCTGGCCGAGGAAGCAGCTTCATCATCAGCTGATAATCACTGA